The Candidatus Margulisiibacteriota bacterium DNA segment CGCGTGAAACGGAAATGCCGGCGTTCACGGCCGGCCGCACGCCGCTGTTGAAAAGATCGGCCTCCAGAAAAATCTGGCCATCGGTGATCGAGATCACATTGGTCGGCACATAGGCGGAAATATCATTACCCTGCGTCTCGATGATCGGCAGAGCGGTCATGGAACCGCCGCCTTTGGCCGGCGAAAGTTTGGCCGCGCGCTCCAGCAGACGGGAGTGCAGATAAAAAATATCGCCCGGGTAAGCCTCGCGGCCGGGTGGCCGGCGCATCAACAGAGAGATCTGCCGGTAAGCGGCCGCATGCTTGCTCAAATCGTCATAGATCACCAGCGTGTCTTTTTGCAGCTCATACATAAAATATTCCGCGATCGCGCAGCCGACAAAAGGCGCCAGATACTGCGTGATCGCCGGCGCGCTGGCCGGCGCGTCAATGATGATCGTATTTTTCAGCGCGTCGTGCTGTTCCAGCTGATGTCGGAGTTTGACCACTGTGGATTCTTTTTGTCCGACCGCCACATATATAGAAATAACGCCGGTATCCCTTTGGTTGATGATCGTATCAACAGCCAGCGTGGTCTTGCCGGTCTGCCGGTCACCGATGATCAGCTCGCGCTGCCCGCGGCCGATCGGCACCAGCGCGTCGATCACCTTGTAGCCGGTCTGCAAAGGCACGCGCACCGGCTCGCGGTCGATCACGCCGGGCGCCGGACTTTCCAGCGGATAGGCTGTCTCCGTTTTGATCAGCCCCAGACCGTCGAGCGGATCGCCCATCGGATTGATCACGCGCCCCAGCATATTTTGGCCGACCCGGATGCCAACCACATGGCCGGTGCGTTTGACCCAGGCGCCTTCTTTGACCTTGGTGTGATTTTCCAAAATCGCGCAGATAATTTCTTCTTTTTCCAGATTGAAAATCGTGCCGTAAATTTTGCCCGGAAACTCCAGCAGCTCGCCGTTGACCGCCGAGCTCAAGCCCCGAATGCGCGCAATACCATCGGCGGATTCTAGCACCGCGCCGACTTCGTCCGCGCCGGAGATCGTCCTCAAACTGTCGATCTTTTCCTGAATGTTCCGCAACAAGGTTTCTGTCAAAGGCATCTTCGCTCCTTAAATTAAAGCCGCCTGCAGCTGCTCGAGGCCGGCCTGCACACTTAAATCCAGCATTTTTTCGCCGCACTTGAGAACAAAACCGCCCAGCACATTTTTAGACACGCTGTTATGCAAATATACTTTTTTATTTTCCAGCCGCTCCAGCTCCCGGCGGAGCGCGTCCAGCTGTTCCGGTGTCAAATCTACCGCCGACAATGCTTCCACAAAAAGCGCGTTCTTTGTTTTGCTGAGCAGCTCAACAAATTTGCCGCTGATCATTTCGTAAAAATGCAGATCGTTGTTCGCAATTAACTGCAAAATAAATTTTTTAAAATTCCCGCCCAGCAAATCCGCGAAAACTTTTTGAAAATACTGCTCTTTGCTTTCCGGCGCGACATGCTCGTCAAATAAAATTTCCTTGACGCCGTAAGTCTCCTCACAAAGCAGATTAAAACGAAAAATATCGGTGACAAAAAGATCCAGTTCACCGGCGTTCTCCAGCATATTCAACAGTTCTTTTAGATTGTAACGGTAATTCAGCATTTTAAAACTCTTTCAGTTTTTTTAATTCCTCTAAACGCTCCCGCAAAATCCGTTGCTGCATCTCCGGCGTCAAATCAACCCGCAGGATTTTTTCACAGGCGGCGCAAAGCATCTGACCAACGCGCTCCTCAAAATTGCGGTAAAAATCATCCTCCGTCCGCCGCAAATCCTCTTCTTTGGTTTTACGCAACGCGCGGAATTCTTCCTGCAGCGCCTCTAGCTGCGCGTCTGCCTGCGCTTTGGCTTTTTCGCGCGCCGCGGAAAGAATGCGGCGCTCCGTCAGATCGAGGGTTCTTTGCCGTTCCTCTAAATCCCGGCGCAGAGCTTCAGCCTCGCGGTTTTGTTTTTCCGCGCCAGCCAGCTCGCCGGCAACTTTATCCGCGCGCTCCTGCATCATTTTGGCCAGGACCGGATAGATCTTGACGCTGATCACCCAGCAGACCAGGCCGAAAGAAACCAGCGTCCAAAAAATAATATTGATCTCCAGTTTAAACAAAACGCGCTCCTTATTTCGTGGCCAGCAAAATGCTGATGACCAGACCGTACAAAGCTATGGCTTCGATAAAAGCAATGCCGATAAAAACCAGCGGCCGCACTTTATCTAAAATTTCCGGCTGACGCGCCACGCTGTCGAACAGCTTGCTCATCATCAGGCCGATGCCGAAGGCGCCGCCCAGCGCCGCCAGTCCCATACAGATCGCCGCGCCCAGATACGCTCCTATAATATTATCCATTTGCTTTCTCCTTTCTTAAATTTTTTACATTCCGCACTTTAACAATTTGCTAATTAACAATTTTTTACGCCGCTTCGCCGATCATCGAAGCGCTTGCCTATGTCGCTTCGCTGACAGCTTCGCCGATCATCGAAGCGCCCAAAAAGGTGAACACATAAGCTTGTATGGCGCAGATGAAAAATTCAAAAAATATTATCACGATCGCGCCGCCATAAGAAGCCAGCCACACGGCAATATTATTAAATATAGAAGTAAAACTCAAAATGCTGATCAGCAGCAAATGCCCGCCGGACATATTGGCGAAAAGCCGGATGGCCAGCGAAAAAGGCTTGAAAATCTGGCTGATGATCTCGATCGGCAAAAGCAAAATCAGCGCCGGCCCTTTGACGCCCTGCGGCGCGAGGCTCTGGCAAAACCCCCATAAGCCGTGTCTTTTAAAGCGCGCCAGCAAACCGATAACGAAAAATAAAACCGCCAGCGCAGCCGTGCCGTTGATATTGCTGACGGCGCTGCCCAGTCCCGCCCGCGGCCCCAGCAGGCCAAGCACGCCCAGCGGCAGACCGGTGCATAAGATATAGAGAAACGCCGAGAGGCACAGCGGCAGCCAGGTTTTATCCAGGCCAGCCGGCTGGAGAATTTGTTTTTCGATAAACTCAACCGCGGTTTCCAGCAGATTTTGGCTGAAACTTTTCGGGGACAAAGACAGGCGACGGGTGACCAGCCAAAGCAAGCCGATCAATAAAAAAGCGGCGGCAAAATTCAAAAGCACCGTGGTGTCCACGGAAAAATCCCAGCGGCCTAAATGTAGCGCCAGAAAAACTTTGGCTGACTCGTGCATATTATCTCCGTTAAAATTCGTTTGCCCTGAATTTATTTTTTCATTTATCTTTTTCCGCGCCCTTGACGATCTTGTAAAGGCCGTAGCCTTCCAGACCAAAAGCCAAAAGCAGCAGTAAAGATAAACAATTCGCGCCGGTGGCCAGGCGCGCGTCGAGCCACTGGCCGGCCAACGCCGCCAGAATGATCACGACAGCGGATTCAAAAACCCAGTTCAGGAACTGTCTTTCCGATCGACGCATCGGGAGTGATACTAACTCCGAAAGGTAAAAAATGCAAAATCCACTTGAAAATTTTTAAACGACAAAATTCGATGCATTTTAAAGGTATATTTTGCCGATAAGTGGGTAATTACTTTCTTGTGAGTTTTAGAGGGTAAG contains these protein-coding regions:
- the atpA gene encoding F0F1 ATP synthase subunit alpha, whose translation is MPLTETLLRNIQEKIDSLRTISGADEVGAVLESADGIARIRGLSSAVNGELLEFPGKIYGTIFNLEKEEIICAILENHTKVKEGAWVKRTGHVVGIRVGQNMLGRVINPMGDPLDGLGLIKTETAYPLESPAPGVIDREPVRVPLQTGYKVIDALVPIGRGQRELIIGDRQTGKTTLAVDTIINQRDTGVISIYVAVGQKESTVVKLRHQLEQHDALKNTIIIDAPASAPAITQYLAPFVGCAIAEYFMYELQKDTLVIYDDLSKHAAAYRQISLLMRRPPGREAYPGDIFYLHSRLLERAAKLSPAKGGGSMTALPIIETQGNDISAYVPTNVISITDGQIFLEADLFNSGVRPAVNAGISVSRVGGSAQIKAMRRISGTLRIDLAQYREKEAFSMFSSELDKETLRQLKKGALMVELLKQDKNKPLAVEDQVIIIYAGVKDLLLDIPLEKLAEFETALLDYLHQNYTDIVETLRTQKEFTRELGLLVQNAVNNFKKEFLNVPADSH
- the atpH gene encoding ATP synthase F1 subunit delta, encoding MLNYRYNLKELLNMLENAGELDLFVTDIFRFNLLCEETYGVKEILFDEHVAPESKEQYFQKVFADLLGGNFKKFILQLIANNDLHFYEMISGKFVELLSKTKNALFVEALSAVDLTPEQLDALRRELERLENKKVYLHNSVSKNVLGGFVLKCGEKMLDLSVQAGLEQLQAALI
- a CDS encoding ATP synthase F0 subunit B; the encoded protein is MFKLEINIIFWTLVSFGLVCWVISVKIYPVLAKMMQERADKVAGELAGAEKQNREAEALRRDLEERQRTLDLTERRILSAAREKAKAQADAQLEALQEEFRALRKTKEEDLRRTEDDFYRNFEERVGQMLCAACEKILRVDLTPEMQQRILRERLEELKKLKEF
- the atpE gene encoding ATP synthase F0 subunit C, whose product is MDNIIGAYLGAAICMGLAALGGAFGIGLMMSKLFDSVARQPEILDKVRPLVFIGIAFIEAIALYGLVISILLATK
- the atpB gene encoding F0F1 ATP synthase subunit A codes for the protein MHESAKVFLALHLGRWDFSVDTTVLLNFAAAFLLIGLLWLVTRRLSLSPKSFSQNLLETAVEFIEKQILQPAGLDKTWLPLCLSAFLYILCTGLPLGVLGLLGPRAGLGSAVSNINGTAALAVLFFVIGLLARFKRHGLWGFCQSLAPQGVKGPALILLLPIEIISQIFKPFSLAIRLFANMSGGHLLLISILSFTSIFNNIAVWLASYGGAIVIIFFEFFICAIQAYVFTFLGASMIGEAVSEAT